A portion of the Chaetodon trifascialis isolate fChaTrf1 chromosome 7, fChaTrf1.hap1, whole genome shotgun sequence genome contains these proteins:
- the cep72 gene encoding centrosomal protein of 72 kDa yields MAPESLTITEQWIRDRIQLEHPCLGDVRSLSLPGTHEDGKIRHLGNALINFVRLKSLDLSNNALVSVQGVQHLKVLERLILYRNCIPSLEEVEVLHKLPSLRELDLRLNPLTKNHPHYRLHLVHAMPSLRKLDGCSVRCAERRAAIMQFSSDLLPQQRSSALNQAADRRSRNQRLGVVDSLTKRTSLFTDSDDIVMNFVATNHGDQSEAWPLADPIHKEAKESKDFTEQRTSSPKQETAKSILRHPRTKYGGDRSPCVERCRPVPGKQKQKDLPKQGRHVAKVHFTPNPDQSHSSSFINIRAPSPRRPGLTLSDRSNPILHPPRLTYSSFNKTEGGSSLPQPAEEEKRGSYRKPLEMFLNLVDKHFTGKRHHNNFLSQAVQILGMMEKDISSWEAEVRTLRREADALSFQAAVREEGHKTEVCNLSAQLEEARSAVGKLNEQLRIVLEENVALQKQLIKLERQYLKSMMKSSPITQIKEAQTQVEELRQEIVGLREKVQEAEKVKELSNMLQENHRSLLATI; encoded by the exons ATGGCGCCGGAGAGCTTGACAATAACGGAGCAATGGATACGCGATAGGATACAATTGGAACATCCATGTCTTG GTGATGTCCGCTCACTGAGCCTCCCGGGAACGCATGAGGACGGGAAGATCAGACATCTTGGAAACGCACTGATTAACTTTGTCCGGCTGAAGTCTCTGGACCTTTCCAACAATGCTCTCGTCTCCGTTCAG GGAGTTCAACATTTGAAAGTGCTGGAGAGGCTGATCCTGTACCGTAACTGCATACCTTCCCTTGAAGAGGTGGAAGTGCTGCACAAACTGCCATCtttgagagagctggacctccGGCTCAACCCTCTGACCAAAAATCACCCACACTACCGCCTTCATCTGGTGCATGCCATGCCCAGCCTTCGCAAACTCG ATGGCTGTTCAGTCAGATGCGCCGAGCGCAGAGCCGCCATAATGCAGTTCTCTTCTGACCTTCTACCTCAGCAGAGGAGCTCAGCTTTGAACCAGGCTGCTGATCGAAG AAGCAGAAATCAGCGACTGGGTGTAGTTGACAGCCTGACCAAGAGGACCTCTCTCTTTACTGACAGCGATGATATTGTGATGAATTTTGTTGCCACAAATCATGGAGACCAAAGTGAAGCTTGGCCCCTCGCTGACCCCATTCACAAGGAGGCAAAAG AATCGAAAGATTTTACAGAACAAAGGACTTCTTCTCCGAAACAG GAAACTGCTAAATCCATCCTCAGGCACCCCCGCACAAAATATG GCGGCGACAGAAGCCCCTGTGTAGAGAGATGCAGACCTGTGcctggaaaacaaaagcaaaaagacCTCCCCAAGCAAGGCAGACATGTGGCCAAAGTACATTTTACTCCCAATCCTG ATCAAAGTCACAGCTCTTCATTCATTAACATCCGGGCTCCCAGTCCACGTCGTCCTGGTTTGACTCTGTCTGACCGCTCCAACCCCATCTTACATCCTCCAAGATTGACTTATTCTAGCTTCAACAAGACCGAAGGGGGCTCCAGCCTGCCGCAGCCggcagaagaggaaaaaagg GGTAGTTATAGGAAACCCCTGGAGATGTTCCTCAACCTCGTGGACAAACACTTCACAGGAAAGAGGCATCATAACAACTTCCTGT CTCAAGCAGTCCAGATCCTCGGTATGATGGAAAAGGATATTTCCAGTTGGGAGGCCGAGGTCAGGACCTTAAGACGGGAAGCTGATGCACTGAGTTTTCAAGCGGCCGTGCGAGAGGAAGGGCACAAAACCGAAGTCTGTAACCTCTCTGCTCAGCTGGAGGAAGCTCGCAGTGCAGTT GGCAAACTGAACGAGCAGCTGAGGATTGTCTTGGAGGAAAATGTGGCTCTGCAGAAACAGCTCATCAAGTTAGAACGACAGTATCTCAAGTCTATGATGAAAAGTTCACCTATTACTCAGATTAAAG AGGCTCAGACACaagtggaggagctgaggcaAGAGATCGtggggctgagagagaaagtgCAGGAGGCTGAAAAGGTCAAGGAATTGTCAAATATGCTGCAAGAAAACCACAG GTCCCTGTTGGCCACCATCTAG